One Lentimicrobiaceae bacterium genomic window carries:
- the fabF gene encoding beta-ketoacyl-ACP synthase II produces the protein MKLRRVVVTGLGALTPLGNTVPAYWNSLINGVSGADRITRFDASKFKTQFACEVKGFDPLAHFDRKEVRKYDPYAQYGMVSSDEAVADAGLVPEKLNLDRIGVIWASGIGGLLTFQEEVSSYAKGDGSPRFNPFFIPKMIADITAGHISIKHGFRGPNFATVSACASSANAIVDAYNYIKLGKADAFVCGGSEAAVNASGVGGFNAMHAISTRNDDPQTASRPFDKDRDGFVIGEGAGALVVEELEHAIARGAKIYCEIVGSGLTADAYHMTSPHPDGDGARRAMLSAIEESGLNFTDIDHINTHGTSTPLGDIAEIKAITALFGEHAPKININSTKSMTGHLLGAAGAIESVATILAVQNNIIPPTINHFTDDEEINNTLNFTFNKAVNRTVNAAISNTFGFGGHNASILFKKFVE, from the coding sequence ATGAAGTTACGACGAGTAGTAGTAACAGGACTAGGTGCACTTACTCCATTAGGCAATACTGTTCCGGCATACTGGAACAGTTTGATTAATGGAGTAAGCGGTGCTGACCGTATTACACGGTTCGATGCAAGCAAGTTTAAAACTCAGTTTGCATGCGAAGTCAAGGGCTTCGATCCCCTGGCACATTTTGACAGGAAGGAAGTCCGGAAGTACGATCCCTACGCCCAGTACGGTATGGTTAGTTCTGATGAGGCTGTTGCCGACGCCGGACTAGTACCCGAAAAACTCAATCTCGACCGTATTGGTGTTATCTGGGCCTCAGGTATTGGTGGCCTTCTTACGTTTCAGGAAGAAGTTAGCAGTTATGCCAAAGGAGATGGTTCTCCCCGGTTTAATCCTTTCTTTATTCCTAAAATGATTGCTGACATTACCGCCGGACATATATCCATTAAACATGGATTCCGCGGTCCGAATTTTGCGACAGTTTCTGCTTGCGCTTCATCGGCCAATGCTATTGTTGATGCATACAATTACATCAAACTTGGCAAGGCCGATGCATTTGTTTGCGGAGGTTCAGAAGCTGCAGTGAATGCTTCGGGTGTAGGAGGATTTAATGCGATGCATGCTATCTCAACCCGCAATGATGATCCCCAAACGGCCTCACGCCCATTTGACAAAGACCGCGATGGTTTTGTAATTGGTGAAGGTGCTGGTGCACTGGTAGTTGAAGAACTTGAACACGCAATTGCCCGTGGTGCCAAAATTTATTGTGAGATTGTCGGAAGTGGTCTTACTGCCGATGCATACCACATGACAAGCCCGCATCCTGATGGAGACGGCGCACGCAGAGCTATGCTTTCTGCTATTGAAGAATCGGGATTGAATTTTACTGATATTGATCACATCAATACTCATGGAACTTCGACACCACTTGGAGATATAGCTGAAATAAAAGCCATTACAGCTCTTTTTGGCGAACATGCACCCAAAATCAATATTAACAGTACAAAATCAATGACCGGCCACTTACTCGGTGCCGCCGGAGCCATTGAATCTGTAGCTACTATCCTTGCCGTTCAGAACAATATTATCCCTCCAACCATCAATCATTTTACTGATGATGAGGAGATTAACAATACCCTGAACTTTACCTTCAACAAAGCAGTGAACCGTACAGTTAATGCGGCTATCAGTAATACATTCGGCTTTGGAGGACACAATGCATCTATTCTGTTCAAGAAATTTGTTGAATAA
- a CDS encoding acyl carrier protein, which yields MSDIATRVKAIIVDKLGVDENEVTPEASFTNDLGADSLDTVELIMEFEKEFNIAIPDDQAEKIGTVGDAVAYIENNTK from the coding sequence ATGTCAGACATTGCAACAAGAGTTAAAGCTATCATAGTTGATAAGCTTGGCGTTGATGAAAATGAAGTAACTCCCGAAGCTAGTTTTACCAACGATTTAGGTGCAGATTCTCTGGACACTGTTGAATTGATCATGGAATTCGAAAAAGAATTCAACATTGCTATTCCCGATGACCAGGCCGAAAAAATCGGCACCGTAGGTGATGCCGTTGCCTACATCGAAAACAACACTAAATAA